From the genome of Arthrobacter sp. ERGS1:01:
CTCACCAACGGCATTGTCGTCACGCCCTCGGGCCCGTTCCGGCTCGACATCGGGATCGCCGGCGGCACCATAGTTTCCCTGAGGTCCACGGACGCCGGCGTCCCGGATGAGGCGCGCCGGACCGTGGACTTGCGCGGGCAGCTGGTGGTGCCCGGCGGCGTCGACCCCCATGTCCACACCAACAGCGTCCTGCCCACGGCCGCGGAAAGCGGCATCAAGTGCTTCGGCCCGGACCGGGTCAGCGAAGGGGCCATCTATGGCGGCACCACCACCCTGGTGGACTTCGCGCACTGGCAACCAGGTGACGAGCTGTCCGAATCCTTCGCCCGCAAGTCCGGCGAATGGGCGGGGAACACGTTCACGGACTACGCGCTCCACGGCACATTCAAGGAACCGGAGATCCCGTTTGAGGTCTTGGAACAGATCCCGGATGCCGTGGCCGCCGGCCACGGCAGCTACAAGGTCTGGATGACCAATACGACTCCCACGCGCCCGCGCCAGAAGACCGACCTCGGCAACATGTGGGGGATCATGGAGCAGACGGCGAAGGCCGGAGCAATGCTGGCAGTCCACGCAGAGGACGATGACATCGTCATGTACTCGTACCGCAAGCTCATCCACCAGGGCAAGACCGGCCTGGAGTACATGCACCACGCCCACAACAACCTGTCCGAGAAGCTCTCCTTCCAACGCGCCATCACCTTGGCCGAGCATGTCGGCGCCCCGATCTACCTCATGCATGTGAGCGCACGTGAAGGGGTCGACGCGATACGTGAAGCCCGTGGCCGAGGCTTGCCGGTATACGGCGAAATTCTTCCGCACTACGCCTACTTCACGGCCGAGGACTACCGTCAGGAAAACGGTGCGATCTACCACACCTACCCGTCCCTGAAGTCGGCCGATGACAGGGACTCGATGTGGGAATCGCTCCTGGGCGGATCATTGAGCACGCTGGCAACCGACGGCGTGTGCACGGACCTCGACGTCAAGACGCGAGGCAAGACGATCCTTGACGCAACAGGTGGCCACGCGGGCGTCGAAATGCGCATGGCCGTGGCCTACACGGAGGGCGTGGCGAAACGCGGGCTGGACCTCACCCGCTTCGTGGACATCACCTCGGCGAACGCGGCCAAAATCCTGGGCCTCTATCCAACCAAGGGTGCCATCTCCATCGGAAGCGACGCTGACCTTGCGGTCCTGGATACGACGGCGGAACGCACCATCACCGCCTCCGAACTGCACGAAGCCGACTACACGCCCTGGGAGGGGTACCGCGTCGCCGCCTGGCCCAGCATGACCGTCCTGCGCGGCCGGATCGTGGTGGAGGACCGCGAACTCAAGACCGGGCCCTTCGGCACCATGCTCAAGCAGCGCGTCTCA
Proteins encoded in this window:
- a CDS encoding amidohydrolase family protein gives rise to the protein MLDLLLTNGIVVTPSGPFRLDIGIAGGTIVSLRSTDAGVPDEARRTVDLRGQLVVPGGVDPHVHTNSVLPTAAESGIKCFGPDRVSEGAIYGGTTTLVDFAHWQPGDELSESFARKSGEWAGNTFTDYALHGTFKEPEIPFEVLEQIPDAVAAGHGSYKVWMTNTTPTRPRQKTDLGNMWGIMEQTAKAGAMLAVHAEDDDIVMYSYRKLIHQGKTGLEYMHHAHNNLSEKLSFQRAITLAEHVGAPIYLMHVSAREGVDAIREARGRGLPVYGEILPHYAYFTAEDYRQENGAIYHTYPSLKSADDRDSMWESLLGGSLSTLATDGVCTDLDVKTRGKTILDATGGHAGVEMRMAVAYTEGVAKRGLDLTRFVDITSANAAKILGLYPTKGAISIGSDADLAVLDTTAERTITASELHEADYTPWEGYRVAAWPSMTVLRGRIVVEDRELKTGPFGTMLKQRVSSDVRNRPAC